One genomic segment of Impatiens glandulifera chromosome 6, dImpGla2.1, whole genome shotgun sequence includes these proteins:
- the LOC124942550 gene encoding uncharacterized protein LOC124942550 produces the protein MASYKVRKSCSFANLLLSCLNFTLFILSASSLAPIILLKWPPTSFGYAFLTVSSLSLLSSFLGFYSHLTSFCFVTHISLLIASSAGQLLGILSLFTKEKSSLSLLKSPRDPREAKLLVRLECGVLVAAFGLQVIVLMLSCIVQSCWVREYEGLEADREATELKRSRRIARVQAESVESVAKMAEIKNRELDEKMKVKYGKNWVKNEFEA, from the coding sequence ATGGCATCTTACAAGGTTAGAAAATCATGTTCATTCGCAAATCTTCTCCTTTCATGTCTAAATTTCACTCTCTTCATCCTCTCAGCATCCTCCCTAGCCCCAATAATCCTCCTTAAATGGCCTCCAACTTCATTCGGCTATGCATTTCTAACAGTCTCCTCTCTTTCACTTCTATCTTCCTTCCTGGGTTTCTATTCCCATCTCACCAGTTTCTGTTTCGTAACCCACATTTCTCTCCTCATTGCTTCATCTGCCGGCCAGCTTCTTGGCATATTATCCCTTTTCACCAAAGAAAAATCGAGTCTTTCATTACTCAAATCACCCAGAGACCCAAGAGAAGCGAAATTGCTTGTGAGACTTGAATGTGGCGTTTTGGTGGCTGCATTTGGATTGCAAGTTATTGTCTTGATGTTGAGTTGCATTGTGCAGAGTTGTTGGGTTAGAGAGTATGAAGGGTTGGAAGCTGATAGAGAGGCGACTGAGTTGAAGAGGAGCCGTAGGATTGCTAGGGTTCAGGCGGAGTCAGTTGAGAGTGTGGCCAAGATGGCCGAGATTAAGAATAGGGAGCTTGATGAGAAGATGAAGGTTAAGTATGGGAAGAATTGGGTGAAGAATGAATTTGAAGCATAG
- the LOC124941455 gene encoding 12-oxophytodienoate reductase 3 has protein sequence MADSSLKGGITEQKTLFSPYKMSNFNLSHRVVLAPMTRCRAINGIPGQGLVDYYTQRATDGGFLITEGTLVSDNAGGFPHCPGIYNKEQVEAWKTVVDAVHAKGSVLFCQLWHVGRASHYVYQPNGGSPISSTTTPISNRWRILMPDGSHGKYPEPRALATHEVPDIVNLYRQAALNANEAGFDGIEIHGAHGYLIDQFIKNGINNRTDEYGGSIENRCKFLIQVIRAVISAVGPNRVGVRISPAIDHLDAMDSDPQGLGLSVIERLNDIQTNVGSKLAYLHVTQPRYTAYGQTEAGKHGSEDEEARLMRTWRRAYNGTFICSGGFTRELALKAVEDGDADLVSFGRLFISNPDLVERLKINAPLTRYNRRTFYTHDPVVGYTDYSFLNPKGLSRL, from the exons ATGGCAGATTCTTCACTGAAGGGAGGAATTACTGAACAAAAAACCCTTTTCTCTCCTTACAAGATGAGCAATTTCAATCTCTCACACag GGTGGTTCTGGCGCCAATGACTAGGTGCAGGGCAATTAATGGGATTCCTGGACAGGGTTTGGTTGATTATTATACTCAAAGGGCTACCGACGGCGGATTTCTCATCACAGAAGGGACTCTTGTTTCTGATAACGCCGGCGG GTTTCCTCATTGTCCTGGGATTTACAACAAGGAACAAGTGGAGGCATGGAAGACCGTGGTAGATGCGGTCCATGCCAAAGGCTCGGTCTTATTCTGTCAACTCTGGCACGTCGGCCGAGCTTCTCATTATG tGTATCAACCTAATGGGGGTTCTCCAATATCGTCTACAACCACACCCATATCAAACCGATGGAGAATTTTGATGCCTGATGGATCACACGGCAAGTATCCCGAGCCACGAGCATTGGCCACACACGAGGTCCCGGATATTGTCAATCTCTATAGACAGGCTGCCCTCAACGCCAATGAAGCTG GATTTGATGGAATTGAAATCCACGGGGCTCATGGCTACCTCATTGACCAATTCATCAAGAATGGAATCAACAACCGAACCGACGAATATGGTGGCTCGATAGAAAACCGATGCAAGTTCCTTATTCAGGTCATCCGAGCTGTCATATCTGCTGTGGGTCCTAACCGTGTTGGTGTTCGTATATCCCCAGCCATTGATCACCTTGACGCAATGGATTCCGACCCTCAGGGCTTAGGCCTGTCGGTTATCGAAAGACTGAACGATATCCAAACCAATGTGGGCTCGAAGCTTGCATACCTCCACGTGACTCAACCGAGATACACTGCTTATGGCCAAACCGAGGCAGGAAAACATGGTAGTGAAGACGAGGAAGCGCGTTTGATGAGGACGTGGAGACGGGCTTATAATGGCACGTTTATTTGTAGCGGAGGGTTTACGAGAGAGCTTGCATTGAAGGCCGTGGAAGATGGCGATGCTGATTTGGTTTCTTTTGGTAGGCTTTTTATCTCCAACCCTGATCTCGTCGAGAGATTGAAGATAAATGCGCCTTTGACTAGGTACAATAGGCGCACGTTCTATACTCATGATCCTGTTGTTGGCTATACCGATTATAGTTTTCTTAACCCGAAAGGGTTATCGCGTCTCTAA
- the LOC124943157 gene encoding cilia- and flagella-associated protein 251-like, which translates to MAILLAKLDKEEEKKRNKEMKDEVENEEKKDEDKIFDKDKEIELKIKVDDEKVGDEKVGDEKVDDEKVDDEKVNDENKDEKVDEEKVDDENKDENVDEEMKEKENEEKNENDNEMMLIQFVRQKNKQEKEKVKEKKHMMKQEEEDEKEKEKDEKVKKQK; encoded by the exons ATGGCCATATTATTAGCCAAACTAGataaggaggaggagaagaagaggaATAAGGAGATGAAGGATGAGGTAGAAAATGAGGAGAAGAAGGATGAGGATAAAATTTTTGATAAGGAC AAGGAGATAGAGTTAAAAATAAAGGTTGATGATGAAAAGGTTGGTGATGAGAAGGTTGGTGATGAGAAGGTTGATGATGAGAAGGTTGATGATGAGAAGGTTAATGATGAGAATAAGGATGAGAAGGTTGATGAGGAAAAGGTTGATGATGAGAATAAGGATGAGAATGTTGATGAGGAGATGAAGGAGAAAGAGAATGAGGAGAAGAATGAGAATGATAATGAAATGATGCTCATCCAATTTGTGCGACAGAAGAATAAGCAAGAGAAGGAGAAGGTGAAGGAGAAGAAGCATATGATGAAGCAAGAGGAGGAGGATGAGAAAGAGAAGGAGAAAGATGAGAAggtaaagaaacaaaaataa
- the LOC124942196 gene encoding uncharacterized protein LOC124942196, which yields MDYAGSSSEEPSSWDDLYNINLIPSELFIKFRKEIETFRVGINLEFYNAEMNDYHAKLVLKPLSYERKWKLIYEPLQKDVRLLSKKIPITKFLNLQVGVGHSFQLNATGWKWKLTTCLGGDGVSRIRNKTTLGLCPGIDFRFGWRADYVLPEITGAVGTGDPLFNMNSGRLQASLDRIEGIFTV from the exons ATGGACTATGCCGGTTCAAGCAGTGAAGAACCGAGCTCCTGGGATGACCTCTACAACATCAATTTGATTCCCTCCGAATTGTTCATCAAATTCCGTAAAGAGATTGAAACTTTTCGTGTTGGAATAAATCTAGAG TTCTACAATGCTGAAATGAATGATTATCATGCTAAGTTGGTGTTGAAGCCATTGTCTTATGAACGTAAATGGAAGTTGATATATGAGCCACTTCAAAAAGATGTACGCCTTCTTTCAAAGAAGATTCCTATAACGAAATTCCTAAATCTTCAG GTTGGTGTTGGACATAGTTTTCAGCTCAATGCTACAGGTTGGAAATGGAAGCTTACAACTTGTTTGGGAGGAGATGGTGTTTCTCGTATCAGAAACAAGACGACACTCGGCTTGTGCCCTGGCATTGATTTTCGGTTTGGATGGAGGGCAGACTATGTTCTTCCAGAAATCACAGG GGCTGTGGGTACAGGTGACCCGTTGTTCAACATGAACTCAGGTCGGCTGCAAGCATCTCTTGATCGAATCGAGGGCATATTTACGGTATAA